In one Mucilaginibacter sp. PAMB04168 genomic region, the following are encoded:
- a CDS encoding FKBP-type peptidyl-prolyl cis-trans isomerase: protein MLKIVNLPYLFFKKVNLPITNKVMNRLLWFCCCVLLFTACKKQDDPAVINPDQAATDDQIIQKYITDNGITGAKRVENVLGRPDTIGVWYVIEKQGPVNTLYSLASNITVGFTGRELTSGRQFATTGDVHPAYRLGEVIRGWQVGLPKVYKGGIIRLLVSSRYAYGPYRQPLLGLDANAVLDFRIEVFDVTN, encoded by the coding sequence ATGTTAAAAATTGTTAACCTGCCTTATTTATTCTTTAAAAAGGTAAATTTGCCGATTACTAACAAGGTGATGAACAGGTTACTATGGTTTTGTTGTTGTGTATTGCTTTTTACGGCCTGTAAAAAGCAAGATGACCCTGCCGTAATAAACCCCGACCAGGCTGCTACCGACGATCAAATTATTCAGAAGTATATAACCGACAATGGTATAACCGGCGCAAAGCGGGTAGAAAACGTACTGGGCAGGCCCGATACTATAGGCGTTTGGTATGTGATAGAGAAACAAGGGCCGGTTAATACCCTGTATAGTTTAGCCAGTAATATAACAGTAGGCTTTACAGGCCGTGAGTTAACATCGGGGCGGCAATTTGCCACTACCGGTGATGTACACCCGGCTTACCGATTGGGCGAAGTAATAAGAGGCTGGCAGGTTGGCTTACCCAAGGTTTACAAGGGTGGCATAATCAGGTTGCTGGTGTCATCGCGCTATGCATACGGGCCTTACCGGCAACCGCTGTTAGGACTGGATGCTAATGCGGTACTGGATTTTAGGATAGAAGTATTTGATGTAACGAACTAA
- a CDS encoding FKBP-type peptidyl-prolyl cis-trans isomerase gives MKQSYLALFLLLTTGLFSCRKEGNDVDIKTYDEQQIQAYIKANNLTNMQRDKSGGVDTTGTYYQILGQGKGTPLEYSDRIFYLCTLKSLDGRFALTDTILGSTIQGIYSRAYSPVGYIVPEGLRLAVKNLVKYKGTRARLLIPSRLAYGRSGLGTGSGRLPGNESLDVYINVVNNQDEYDDYVISNYLKTNNLTGYTRINTGEYTGLYYKVTRQGTGTDVISNSSTVTVQYTGRLLNGPYLSQYIFEDGNTEAGIPLLLGGTIKGWQGGLPFAKAGGQLSLFIPSKLGYGATGSSNGAISPYSILHFEMNILSVAN, from the coding sequence ATGAAACAATCTTATTTAGCACTTTTTTTATTGTTAACCACCGGGCTGTTCTCTTGTCGCAAAGAGGGTAATGATGTTGACATCAAAACTTACGATGAGCAACAGATACAAGCTTACATAAAGGCTAACAATTTAACCAATATGCAGCGCGATAAATCGGGAGGTGTTGATACCACCGGTACTTATTACCAAATATTAGGTCAGGGCAAAGGTACTCCGCTTGAATATTCAGACCGTATATTTTATTTATGTACGCTGAAATCATTAGACGGCAGGTTTGCATTAACCGATACCATCTTAGGTTCTACCATACAAGGTATTTACAGCAGGGCTTACAGCCCGGTTGGTTATATAGTACCTGAAGGGTTGCGGCTTGCGGTTAAAAATTTAGTTAAATACAAAGGCACCCGTGCACGCCTTTTAATACCCTCTCGTTTAGCTTACGGGCGCAGCGGGTTAGGTACCGGCAGCGGCCGTTTACCCGGTAACGAAAGTTTGGATGTTTATATAAACGTTGTGAACAACCAGGATGAGTATGATGATTACGTAATATCGAATTACTTAAAAACAAATAACTTAACTGGTTATACACGGATTAACACTGGCGAATACACCGGATTGTACTATAAGGTAACCCGGCAAGGCACAGGTACTGATGTTATATCTAACTCATCTACAGTAACTGTTCAGTATACAGGTAGACTCCTGAACGGCCCTTATTTAAGTCAATATATCTTTGAAGATGGTAATACGGAAGCAGGCATTCCGCTTTTATTGGGAGGAACAATTAAAGGGTGGCAAGGTGGATTACCATTTGCAAAAGCTGGTGGACAATTGTCTCTATTTATTCCGTCAAAATTAGGTTACGGAGCTACCGGCTCATCTAATGGAGCCATATCTCCTTATTCTATTCTGCATTTTGAGATGAATATTTTATCGGTAGCTAATTAA
- a CDS encoding deoxyribodipyrimidine photo-lyase: protein MPDQNPVTLFWFRRDLRLHDNAGLYYALKSANPVLCLFVFDRDILDKLEDRDDARVTFIYNAVIELKKELEQQGSSLLIKYARPQEAFEEILNEYNVTGVYTNRDYEPYAKQRDSNIGELLQSRSISFKTFKDQIIFERDEVVKDDQKPYTVFTPYKKRWLRTLNDFYLKSYPTEKYFNNLYSAAPLQAITLNDMGFVESAIEFPATEYEHIIDDYARNRDFPAKKGTSHIGIHLRFGTISIRDAVRAAFTREQTWLSELIWREFYMMALDHFPDTAQHAYRPAFDRIQWRNNEEEFELWCQGKTGYPLVDAGMRELNATGFMHNRVRMVAASFMVKHLLIDWRWGEHYFGRKLLDYEASTNIGSWQWVAGSGTDVMPYFRIFNPEAQVKKFDPQFEYIKKWVPEYGTSQYPKPIIDNPDGKERALKTYRAAVAKV, encoded by the coding sequence ATGCCTGATCAAAACCCCGTTACCTTATTCTGGTTCCGGCGCGACTTACGCTTACACGACAATGCCGGGTTATATTATGCATTAAAAAGCGCCAACCCCGTACTGTGCCTTTTTGTTTTTGACCGCGACATTCTGGATAAGCTGGAGGACCGGGACGATGCACGCGTTACCTTTATCTACAATGCGGTAATTGAATTAAAAAAGGAACTGGAGCAGCAAGGTAGCAGCCTACTTATTAAATACGCCCGGCCGCAAGAAGCATTTGAAGAAATTTTGAATGAGTACAACGTAACCGGGGTTTACACAAACCGCGATTATGAACCCTATGCCAAACAACGCGACAGCAATATTGGCGAACTGTTACAAAGCCGTAGTATCAGCTTCAAAACGTTTAAAGACCAAATAATTTTTGAGCGTGACGAGGTGGTAAAGGACGATCAAAAACCATATACCGTTTTTACACCCTACAAAAAACGTTGGCTCCGGACACTGAATGATTTCTATTTAAAGTCATACCCAACCGAAAAATATTTTAACAACCTGTATTCCGCGGCACCATTACAGGCAATTACCTTAAATGACATGGGTTTTGTGGAAAGCGCTATAGAGTTTCCCGCAACGGAGTATGAACATATTATTGATGATTATGCCCGCAACCGCGATTTTCCGGCCAAAAAGGGCACTTCACACATAGGCATACATTTGCGTTTTGGTACCATAAGCATAAGAGATGCTGTACGTGCTGCTTTTACGCGCGAACAAACCTGGTTGAGCGAACTGATATGGCGCGAGTTTTACATGATGGCGCTGGATCATTTCCCTGACACTGCACAGCACGCTTACCGGCCCGCTTTTGACCGTATACAATGGCGTAACAATGAAGAAGAATTTGAACTTTGGTGCCAGGGAAAAACCGGTTATCCACTGGTTGATGCAGGCATGCGGGAGCTGAATGCTACCGGTTTTATGCACAACCGCGTGCGTATGGTAGCCGCCAGCTTTATGGTGAAACATTTACTGATAGACTGGCGCTGGGGCGAACATTACTTCGGCCGCAAGTTACTGGATTACGAAGCCTCCACCAATATTGGTAGCTGGCAGTGGGTAGCCGGTTCGGGTACTGATGTAATGCCTTACTTCAGGATTTTTAATCCGGAGGCACAGGTTAAAAAGTTTGACCCCCAATTTGAATACATAAAAAAATGGGTTCCGGAATATGGCACCAGCCAATATCCAAAACCCATTATTGATAACCCCGACGGTAAAGAGCGTGCGCTTAAAACTTACCGGGCTGCAGTAGCTAAAGTTTAA
- a CDS encoding TIGR01777 family oxidoreductase: MQHVLITGGTGLIGNPLTEALLAKGYQVSHLSRSPGKNPNVKTYLWDVAKGQIDPSCINGVDTVIHLAGAGIADKRWTADRKKQLIESRTQSIQLIYGLLKQNTNHQVRHIISASATGYYSNRGNEWLTENSVPLHDFLSTCCIEWEKAVDEGLELGLTITKFRTGVVLTTKGGALPQLAKPVRHALGAPLGSGKQYIPWIHIQDAVDIYLQAIEGSLTPDTYNMVAPNPVTNQQLTEAVAKEFNKPLWLPNVPAAVLKLIFGEMSIVVLGSTRVSAQKVQDAGYQFKYNNIDNALRDIYA, encoded by the coding sequence ATGCAACACGTTTTAATAACCGGTGGTACCGGCCTTATCGGTAACCCATTAACAGAAGCATTGCTGGCTAAAGGTTATCAGGTAAGTCACCTGAGCCGTAGCCCTGGTAAAAACCCAAATGTTAAAACTTACTTATGGGACGTTGCCAAAGGCCAGATAGACCCCAGCTGCATAAACGGCGTCGATACCGTAATACACTTAGCCGGTGCAGGCATAGCCGATAAACGCTGGACGGCAGATCGCAAAAAACAGCTTATAGAAAGCCGCACCCAATCTATTCAGCTTATTTACGGCTTGTTAAAGCAAAACACTAATCATCAGGTAAGGCACATTATTTCGGCCTCGGCTACCGGCTACTACAGCAACCGTGGCAACGAATGGTTAACTGAGAATAGCGTACCCCTGCATGATTTTTTAAGTACCTGCTGTATTGAGTGGGAAAAAGCTGTTGATGAGGGCCTAGAGCTTGGCCTTACCATTACCAAATTCAGAACTGGTGTGGTACTCACAACCAAGGGCGGGGCTTTACCGCAACTGGCTAAACCAGTACGGCATGCCTTGGGTGCGCCGCTAGGCAGCGGAAAGCAATACATTCCGTGGATACATATACAGGATGCAGTAGACATATACCTGCAAGCTATTGAAGGCAGCTTAACCCCCGATACCTATAACATGGTTGCCCCTAACCCGGTTACCAACCAGCAACTTACGGAGGCCGTAGCCAAAGAATTTAACAAGCCGCTATGGTTACCCAATGTACCTGCAGCTGTGCTAAAGCTTATTTTTGGGGAAATGAGTATTGTAGTTTTAGGAAGCACCCGCGTTTCGGCCCAAAAAGTACAGGATGCCGGTTATCAATTTAAGTACAATAACATAGATAACGCGCTAAGAGATATTTATGCCTGA
- a CDS encoding NAD(P)H-binding protein: MKILLTGANGYIGARLIPALLQQGHEIVCQVRDPKLFQKQSPYADQVTLVKGDLLRSRSMEPLPTNVDAAYYLVNALPQTSGFAGLEALSAENFIQAVDQTACKQIISLSEIDDHLGQAGLSRQHVEDILRTSDAAITILKSTMIVGTGSIALELMEGLTKKSPIIIAANWARAQEQPIATDNVIDYLVGSLLNEDTFNSEFHISGPDILTFKDMLLMHGEICRQRKVKIVTVPQVSSALSSYWLNYLTPISYSHAKTLVENLKFDLVSRDDAIKSIIPLRLLTLRDALQTSIQVSS; encoded by the coding sequence ATGAAGATACTGCTTACAGGTGCCAATGGTTATATTGGAGCAAGGTTGATACCAGCCTTGTTGCAGCAAGGCCATGAGATTGTGTGCCAGGTACGCGATCCGAAACTTTTTCAGAAACAAAGCCCGTATGCCGACCAGGTAACCCTGGTAAAGGGCGATTTGCTGCGTAGCCGCAGCATGGAACCACTGCCTACCAATGTTGACGCAGCATATTACCTGGTAAATGCCCTGCCCCAAACATCAGGTTTTGCTGGTTTGGAGGCGCTATCGGCCGAAAACTTTATACAGGCCGTTGACCAAACCGCCTGCAAACAAATCATTTCATTAAGTGAAATTGACGACCATTTGGGCCAGGCGGGTTTATCGCGCCAGCATGTGGAAGATATTCTGCGCACCAGTGATGCTGCCATAACTATATTAAAGTCTACCATGATTGTAGGCACAGGCAGTATAGCGTTGGAACTGATGGAAGGGCTTACAAAAAAATCGCCTATTATTATTGCTGCCAACTGGGCGCGTGCACAAGAACAGCCCATTGCAACCGATAATGTAATAGATTATCTGGTGGGTAGTCTTCTTAACGAGGATACCTTCAACAGCGAATTTCACATCAGCGGGCCGGATATTCTGACGTTTAAAGATATGCTGCTTATGCACGGCGAAATTTGCCGGCAGCGTAAAGTTAAAATTGTGACTGTGCCGCAGGTATCGTCAGCATTATCTTCTTACTGGCTCAATTACTTAACACCCATCAGCTACTCGCACGCTAAAACACTGGTGGAGAATTTAAAGTTTGACCTGGTTTCGCGCGATGATGCCATTAAAAGCATTATCCCATTGCGTTTACTTACTTTGAGGGATGCCTTGCAAACCAGCATACAAGTAAGTTCGTAG
- a CDS encoding AarF/UbiB family protein — MSYEKAKEQNSIPTSKVERSAKFVKTGFKVGGNYIKHYSKKLFNPNLDRTELNEDNAADIYESLSELKGSALKVAQMLSMDKNILPKAYVDKFSQSQYNAPPLSGPLIVQTFRKYFGKSPEQIYDRFNLRSANAASIGQVHRAELNGRKLAVKIQYPGVGDSISSDLKLVKPFAFRLLGMSEKELDVYMREVEERLLEETDYELEVRRSIEFSNACSGLNNTVFPTYYPELSSKRIITMSWIDGQHLKEFLQTNPSQELRNQIGQALWDFYNFQQHELRAVHADPHPGNFLITPEGKLGTIDFGCIKEMPEDFYYPFFSLTSTNLLDNKEETIKAFRKLEMILPNDSAQQIEFYYGMYHKMISLFAKPYMSSSFDFGQTAFFDELYGFGEQISKMPEFKQARGVKHFIYVNRTNFGLYNILHELNAQVKTDTFKPHVVLAH; from the coding sequence ATGAGCTACGAGAAAGCGAAAGAACAAAACAGCATACCTACCAGTAAAGTAGAGCGGTCGGCAAAATTTGTAAAGACCGGATTTAAGGTAGGTGGCAACTATATAAAGCACTACTCTAAAAAGCTGTTTAACCCGAATTTAGATCGTACGGAACTGAATGAGGATAACGCAGCAGATATTTACGAATCGCTGAGTGAGTTAAAAGGCAGTGCACTTAAGGTGGCGCAAATGCTGAGCATGGATAAAAACATCCTGCCCAAAGCATATGTAGATAAGTTTTCGCAATCACAGTACAACGCTCCTCCCCTTTCGGGTCCGCTTATCGTGCAAACTTTTCGCAAGTATTTTGGCAAGTCGCCTGAGCAAATCTATGACCGGTTTAATCTGCGTTCTGCAAATGCCGCCTCCATTGGCCAGGTACATCGTGCGGAGTTAAACGGAAGAAAGTTAGCCGTAAAAATACAATACCCAGGTGTGGGCGATTCCATTTCATCAGACCTTAAACTTGTTAAGCCTTTTGCTTTCCGGCTGCTGGGTATGAGCGAAAAGGAGCTGGATGTTTACATGCGTGAGGTTGAGGAACGTTTGCTCGAAGAAACTGACTATGAGCTGGAGGTTCGCAGGTCTATTGAGTTCTCCAATGCGTGCTCTGGTTTAAATAACACTGTTTTTCCTACTTATTACCCTGAGCTTTCGAGCAAGCGCATTATCACCATGAGCTGGATTGACGGCCAGCACCTGAAGGAGTTTTTACAAACAAACCCATCACAAGAACTGCGCAACCAAATTGGCCAAGCCTTATGGGATTTTTATAACTTTCAGCAGCATGAATTGCGTGCCGTACACGCCGACCCTCATCCCGGCAACTTTCTGATTACACCAGAGGGCAAGTTGGGCACAATCGATTTTGGGTGCATCAAAGAAATGCCGGAGGACTTTTATTACCCTTTCTTTTCGCTTACCTCAACCAATTTGCTCGATAATAAGGAAGAAACCATCAAAGCTTTCCGTAAACTGGAAATGATTTTGCCTAATGATAGCGCCCAGCAAATTGAGTTCTATTACGGCATGTATCACAAAATGATTAGCTTGTTTGCCAAACCTTATATGAGCAGCTCTTTTGACTTTGGCCAAACGGCGTTCTTTGATGAGTTGTATGGTTTTGGCGAGCAAATATCTAAAATGCCCGAATTTAAGCAGGCGCGCGGTGTAAAGCACTTCATATACGTTAACCGCACTAACTTTGGCCTGTACAATATTCTGCACGAATTAAATGCACAGGTTAAGACGGATACTTTCAAGCCGCACGTAGTGTTAGCTCATTAA
- a CDS encoding HAD family phosphatase produces MKSEIRVTPYAAIFDMDGTLIDNNTYHFKAWKDLFEKYNRPPVTDKLYNEKLSGRPGIAIMREFFSEFNEDDMQKLFDEKSRLYREAYAPYLAPINGLERFLTELKNAGVKIALATSAATNNIDFVMSLLPVRHFFDVIIDGPHVSEPKPHPQIFLKAAEGLGFKPENCVVFEDSLSGVKAGNAAGMKVVGITTTHQADELQPVDLVINDYTGLTERQVAALFDRN; encoded by the coding sequence TTGAAATCCGAAATCAGAGTGACACCATACGCTGCTATTTTTGATATGGACGGCACGTTAATAGACAACAATACGTACCACTTTAAAGCCTGGAAAGATCTTTTTGAAAAATATAACCGCCCACCGGTTACCGATAAGCTTTATAACGAAAAATTGAGCGGCCGACCTGGTATTGCCATTATGCGCGAGTTTTTTAGTGAGTTTAACGAGGACGATATGCAGAAGCTTTTTGATGAGAAAAGCCGGCTTTACCGGGAAGCATACGCCCCTTACCTTGCGCCAATCAACGGATTGGAGCGCTTTTTAACAGAATTAAAAAATGCTGGTGTTAAAATAGCACTGGCTACATCGGCAGCTACTAATAATATTGATTTTGTAATGAGCCTGTTGCCGGTACGGCACTTTTTTGATGTGATAATTGACGGGCCACATGTAAGCGAACCTAAGCCGCATCCACAGATATTTTTAAAAGCCGCCGAAGGTTTAGGTTTTAAGCCCGAAAACTGCGTTGTATTTGAAGACTCGCTATCGGGTGTTAAAGCGGGCAACGCAGCAGGCATGAAAGTGGTAGGTATAACCACAACGCACCAGGCCGACGAGTTACAACCGGTTGACCTGGTAATAAACGATTATACCGGACTTACAGAACGCCAAGTGGCGGCACTGTTTGATAGAAACTAA
- a CDS encoding TetR family transcriptional regulator C-terminal domain-containing protein: protein MATTESIQAAYIDYVLTEGHEPKSVYLFAKNNDMTEEEFYRFFGSFEAVEQNVWAEFARKTVTEVKSQDIWAQYSSREKALSFFYSFFELLKSSRSFAIYSYRKHARGLAAPRVLDNLKTIFESFADEILRDGLETGELTDRKFFSSRYKDALWIQFGFVLKFWVGDNSAAFEKTDEAIEKGVNVTFDLFQRSPIDNLLDYGKFLAKNGGFKEKMGF, encoded by the coding sequence ATGGCAACTACCGAAAGCATACAGGCCGCATACATAGATTACGTACTTACCGAGGGGCATGAACCTAAATCTGTGTATTTGTTCGCCAAAAATAATGACATGACCGAAGAAGAGTTTTACCGCTTTTTTGGCTCATTTGAAGCTGTTGAGCAAAATGTATGGGCTGAGTTTGCCCGTAAAACGGTTACCGAAGTTAAATCGCAGGATATTTGGGCACAGTATTCATCACGTGAAAAGGCGCTGTCGTTTTTTTACAGCTTTTTCGAGTTATTGAAGAGCAGCCGAAGCTTTGCTATATACAGCTACCGCAAGCACGCCCGTGGCCTGGCCGCACCCCGTGTACTGGATAATTTGAAAACCATTTTTGAAAGTTTTGCAGACGAAATTTTACGTGATGGCCTGGAAACCGGCGAACTAACTGATCGTAAATTTTTCTCGAGCCGTTACAAGGATGCCTTGTGGATACAGTTTGGCTTTGTGTTAAAGTTTTGGGTTGGCGACAACTCTGCAGCCTTTGAAAAAACCGATGAGGCGATTGAAAAAGGCGTTAACGTAACATTCGACCTTTTCCAGCGCTCACCTATTGATAACCTGCTCGATTATGGTAAATTTTTAGCTAAAAACGGCGGGTTTAAAGAAAAGATGGGGTTCTGA
- a CDS encoding SDR family oxidoreductase, with protein MSFNGKNILVVGGSSGIGLALVKQLLHDGANVINLSRSSSPQWPEGVQHIGMDVLGDVTSLESQLPAQLHGLVYAAGSINLKPFNRLTADDFLNDYRINVLGAVSVIQQSLKALRSAGQSSVVLFSTVAAKVGLSFHTSIASAKGAVNGLTISLAAELSAQHIRVNAIAPSLTDTPLAGSLLNTDEKKEASNKRHPLGRIGKPDDLASAARFLLSDESSWMTGQIISVDGGMSALK; from the coding sequence ATGAGCTTTAACGGCAAGAACATATTAGTAGTGGGCGGAAGCTCGGGTATAGGCTTAGCTTTGGTTAAGCAACTGTTGCATGATGGTGCAAATGTAATCAATCTGTCGCGTAGTTCGTCGCCGCAGTGGCCGGAAGGTGTTCAACACATTGGCATGGATGTACTTGGCGATGTTACCAGCCTGGAAAGCCAGCTGCCCGCACAGTTGCACGGATTGGTTTATGCAGCCGGCAGTATTAATTTAAAACCCTTTAACCGCCTAACCGCCGATGACTTTCTCAACGATTATCGCATTAACGTATTGGGTGCGGTTAGCGTTATTCAGCAATCGTTAAAAGCTTTACGCAGTGCGGGCCAAAGTTCGGTTGTTTTGTTCAGCACGGTTGCGGCTAAGGTTGGGTTAAGTTTTCACACCAGTATTGCTTCGGCAAAAGGAGCGGTTAATGGTTTAACTATATCCTTAGCGGCCGAACTATCTGCACAGCATATACGGGTTAATGCCATTGCACCCTCGCTTACCGATACACCGTTGGCTGGCAGCCTGCTCAACACCGACGAAAAGAAAGAAGCCTCTAACAAACGGCACCCGCTGGGCCGCATTGGTAAGCCGGATGACCTGGCATCGGCCGCGCGTTTTCTGCTTTCTGATGAAAGCAGCTGGATGACGGGGCAAATCATATCTGTAGATGGTGGCATGTCTGCACTGAAGTAA
- a CDS encoding DUF2256 domain-containing protein, whose translation MTALKKPAKANLPQKKCAVCNLPFTWRKKWEKCWDDVKYCSDRCRKNK comes from the coding sequence ATGACTGCGCTTAAAAAGCCTGCTAAAGCTAACCTGCCACAAAAAAAATGTGCTGTCTGCAACCTGCCTTTTACCTGGCGAAAGAAGTGGGAAAAGTGTTGGGATGATGTCAAATATTGTAGTGACAGGTGCAGAAAAAATAAATAA
- a CDS encoding DASH family cryptochrome, producing MSERIILVWFRNDLRVQDNEILLEATRKADKILPVYCFDPHYFPADGVHKTGNFRARFLLESVADLRNNLRSLGGELLIANGNPAEVIPQLAEQYQVNEVYHHREVAFEETNISEEVEAALWKMKLNLKHFIGHTLYHKEDLPFPIKDIPDSFNTFKKKVERDSNVRPSLATPEVIQTPPIANAGELPTLEQLGLNEPVDDARGYRFTGGETIGWQQLTGFFTSGNHAPAKGGRSTASSKLSPWLALGCISPRQVYWEIVKHEQNTHNHPLMLELLWRDYFRFMFKKYSRKFFDAEGFKSEAPELAANQEELFEQWKAGATGVPFIDASMHELSATGFISNISRQAVSYHLVKTLKVNWTWGAKWFEENLIDYSPASNWGNWAYIAGVGNDPRENRYFNPKSPAELDPKGEYAKIWLAEQKVA from the coding sequence ATGAGTGAAAGAATAATACTGGTTTGGTTTAGAAACGATTTACGGGTACAAGACAATGAAATATTGTTGGAAGCCACCCGTAAAGCCGATAAAATACTACCGGTATATTGTTTTGATCCTCATTATTTTCCGGCAGATGGTGTTCATAAAACGGGCAATTTCCGTGCGCGGTTTTTACTTGAAAGTGTGGCTGATCTGCGTAATAATCTTCGCAGCCTGGGCGGGGAGTTATTGATTGCTAACGGGAATCCGGCCGAGGTAATTCCGCAATTGGCTGAGCAGTATCAGGTAAATGAAGTATATCATCACCGTGAGGTAGCTTTTGAAGAAACTAACATCTCGGAGGAAGTAGAAGCGGCTTTATGGAAAATGAAGCTCAATCTTAAGCACTTTATTGGCCATACGCTATACCATAAAGAGGATTTACCTTTCCCTATTAAAGACATCCCCGATAGCTTTAATACCTTTAAAAAGAAAGTAGAGCGCGACAGTAATGTGCGCCCGTCGCTGGCTACGCCTGAGGTTATCCAAACACCGCCTATTGCCAATGCCGGCGAGTTACCTACCCTGGAACAATTGGGCTTAAACGAGCCGGTTGATGATGCACGCGGGTACCGTTTCACCGGTGGCGAAACCATAGGTTGGCAACAGTTAACCGGGTTTTTTACATCGGGCAATCACGCTCCGGCTAAAGGTGGCCGTTCTACAGCCTCATCAAAACTTTCGCCGTGGCTGGCGTTAGGCTGTATTTCGCCCCGGCAGGTGTATTGGGAAATTGTAAAGCATGAACAGAACACGCACAATCATCCGCTTATGCTGGAGCTTTTGTGGCGTGATTATTTCAGGTTCATGTTTAAAAAATACAGTCGCAAGTTTTTTGACGCCGAAGGTTTTAAAAGTGAAGCGCCCGAACTGGCCGCTAACCAGGAAGAGCTTTTTGAGCAATGGAAAGCTGGCGCAACTGGCGTGCCTTTCATAGATGCCAGTATGCATGAGTTAAGCGCAACCGGCTTTATTAGTAACATAAGCAGGCAGGCGGTTTCTTATCATTTGGTAAAAACGCTTAAGGTGAACTGGACCTGGGGGGCAAAATGGTTTGAAGAAAACCTCATTGATTACTCGCCTGCGAGTAATTGGGGTAACTGGGCTTACATTGCCGGTGTAGGCAATGATCCGCGCGAAAACCGCTACTTTAACCCCAAAAGTCCGGCCGAACTTGATCCAAAAGGAGAGTATGCTAAAATATGGCTTGCCGAACAAAAGGTTGCTTAA